The following proteins are co-located in the Takifugu flavidus isolate HTHZ2018 chromosome 16, ASM371156v2, whole genome shotgun sequence genome:
- the marcksl1a gene encoding MARCKS-related protein 1-A, whose protein sequence is MGGTVTKSGVAVEGKAATEPANGKANGQENGHVKTNGDVSAKPDGEAAAADGNGTAEPAKEGEANAGDAIEPAPAAEGEAAKTEGDAAKDGKKKKKFSLKNSFKFKGISLKKSKKSSEEGKEEAASPTTEDKPEENGHAAKETKDETPATEAKEGEAPSAAPEAETETPEEAPAAEAAPTEEPAATAAAPAPAEETTPAASEAEAEVKAE, encoded by the exons ATGGGAGGCACCGTGACCAAGAGTGGAGTAGCTGTGGAGGGAAAGGCCGCCACTGAGCCCGCTAATGGCAAAGCCAACGGACAG GAGAACGGCCACGTCAAAACCAACGGCGACGTGTCTGCCAAGCCCGACGGAGAAGCGGCGGCGGCTGATGGGAACGGAACTGCTGAGCCCGCCAAAGAGGGGGAGGCCAATGCCGGGGATGCAATTGAACCTGCTCCCGCAGCCGAGGGCGAGGCCGCCAAGACCGAGGGCGACGCCGCCAAGgatggcaaaaagaagaagaagttctCCCTGAAGAACTCCTTTAAGTTCAAGGGGATCTCGctgaagaagagcaagaagagcagcgaggaaggaaaggaggaggccGCCTCGCCTACAACGGAGGACAAGCCGGAGGAGAACGGCCACGCAGCCAAGGAAACCAAAGATGAGACGCCAGCGACCGAGGCCAAAGAAGGTGAGGCCCCCAGCGCCGCACCTGAGGCCGAAACCGAGACACCAGAGGAGGCCCCGGCTGCAGAGGCCGCCCCCACCGAGGagcccgccgccaccgccgccgccccgGCCCCCGCCGAGGAAACGACACCCGCAGCCTCTGAGGCCGAGGCCGAGGTCAAGGCAGAGTGA
- the gjb9a gene encoding gap junction protein beta 9a — MNWSGLESLLSGVNKYSTAFGRIWLSMVFVFRVLVFVVAAQRVWGDESKDFVCNTRQPGCTNICYDHIFPISHIRLWALQLIFVTCPSLIVMAHVKFREGKDAKYVEQHHGSHLYSNPGKKRGGLWWTYLLSLILKAGFDASFLYILYKIYDGYDLPRLSKCSLDPCPNTVDCFISRPTEKKIFMLFMVVSSALCIFMCICEMLYLIGKRIAKLVKIRHRNEQILFAEQHELTDMVPPRSQYHKTDPTLTDSQLSLNRKEKVREGTVTTTL; from the exons atgaACTGGTCGGGGCTGGAGAGCCTTCTCAGTGGAGTCAACAAATACTCCACGGCCTTTGGGAGAATCTGGCTGTCCATGGTGTTTGTGTTCCGTGTGCTGGTGTTTGTGGTGGCAGCACAGAGGGTCTGGGGTGACGAGAGCAAGGATTTTGTGTGCAACACTCGACAG CCGGGTTGTACCAACATCTGCTACGACCACATCTTCCCCATCTCCCACATCCGTCTCTGGGCTCTGCAGCTGATCTTCGTCACCTGCCCGTCCTTGATAGTGATGGCTCACGTCAAATTCCGTGAAGGGAAGGATGCCAAATACGTGGAGCAGCACCACGGCTCTCACCTATACAGCAACCCCGGCAAGAAGAGAGGGGGGCTGTGGTGGACCTATCTGCTGAGTCTGATCCTCAAAGCTGGATTTGACGCCTCGTTTCTTTATATTCTGTACAAGATATATGATGGTTATGACTTGCCCAG GTTGTCGAAATGTTCGCTGGATCCGTGTCCCAACACGGTCGACTGCTTCATCAGTCGCCCGACGGAGAAAAAGATCTTCATGTTGTTCATGGTCGTGTCCAGTGCGCTTTGCATTTTCATGTGCATCTGCGAAATGCTCTATCTTATTGGGAAGCGCATCGCCAAACTGGTAAAGATCCGCCACCGGAACGAACAGATCCTATTTGCTGAGCAGCACGAACTCACCGACATGGTCCCACCCAGATCCCAGTATCACAAGACTGACCCAACCCTGACGGACAGTCAGCTCAGTTTAAACAGAAAGGAGAAGGTCAGAGAAGGTACTGTGACGACCACACTGTAA